The DNA region CTCGATATTCTTGAAGACTATTCCGGCAGTCTTAACGCGAAAAGGCGCCGAATAATAAATAGAATGGTATAAAAATAACCGCAAAATAGGAGGGAGACAATGGTAAAAACAGCCCGGGCATTGATTTTTTTAGGATTGGTCGGTTTAGTCGCGGGGGTATTATTACGGGTTACTATAGGCACCGAGATGATCAATCTGGGCATCACACAAATGAAGACGATAAGCGTCCTCGTATTTTCAAATTCTCTTATTCTCGCGGGGTTGGGGCTCAGTAAGCTGACGACCGGCTTATAATATTATTTGGAGTTTACTATCGATATCGAGTCGGTGACGGCAAGATTAATGATCTTCTTTTCTTTTGCGGGATTCCCGGAGTAATCCTGGACTACCATCACTATAGGTTTCAACGGTGAGCCCGGCTCTACCCCGATTACCCGCGCGATCTCTCCCGTATCCAGTTCGGCAAGAGTTCCTATAGGATACAGGGATAACGCGTTCAAGAGAGACCTCATCGTATCATGGTCAAAACTTCCTTTCAACGAACTCAGGAGAAGCTTTATCGTCTCGTGGGCGTTCCCCCCTTCGCGATACGGCCTGTCGTTAGTCAACGCGTCATAAGTGTCTACCAGCCCTATTATCTTCGCGTAATCGCTGATTTCATCCATCTTCAAACCGTCCGGGTAACCGCTGCCGTCCGTCCTCTCGTGATGCTCTATTATCGCGTCTTTAACGGTTTTACTGATATGCGGGATCCCGTCCAGGATTTCGATGCTGTCCGCGACATGCTTTTTTATTAACTCCAACTCTTTCTGGTCCAGCTTGTCCGGTTTAGAGATGATATCTTTATACCGGTCAAGGCCGATATCGCAGAACAGAGCCGCCTGGCCCAGCTGTCCCAGCCTGGACTTATTCAAGCCCATCTTTATACCTAAGAAAGACGCCAGGACGATCATGTTGGCTATATGATACGGTAAATAGTACCCTTCCCGCGTCTCGTATATCTCTTCCAGTATAGACTCCCCCGTGACAAGCTTATTGAAGAGCTCATCGAAAACAGCGTAAGCCTCCCGCATACAGGAGGCCATATCCCCCTTCTCCCTTGTCTTCTCAAGCAATTGGGACGCTGCCCGGACGATCCTTTCGTACAAAACGGCCATATCTTTTTTGGCTTCCGTATCTTCGTTCTTCATGGCGGATATTATCTTTTTTGACATAGACAGATAGTCCCTGTCTTTCTTTTTGTTTTCGAAATTATCTCCCCCGTCCCGGACACCGCCTGAACCGCCTATGAGATCAACCATTCTGGGCATACTGCGCGATCTCCATTGTCATATCATCACCGACCTTTTTCATGAAATCTATGTCGATATTTTTCAGCTCGCTGCCGAAACCCATAAAAAGCGCCATGTCGCAGATATTGTTGATCTTGCGGGGTATGCCTCCGGAATAATCGCAGATAGCGTCTACCGCGGACGGGGTGAATATCTCGGAGGCCCTGCCGGCCACATTCAAACGATGATTTACATATTTAGCCACCTCATCGCGGCCGAGCCCGGTCAGATGGTATGTCACCGCCAGCCTTTGCGCCAGCTGCGGCATGGTAGCGACTTTTTGGCGTAATTCCGGTTGGCCGATCAATACCAGGGTCACGAAAAAACGGTCATCATGCTGGAAATTGAGCAGGAGCCTCAATTCGTCGAACGTCTCTTTATGTTTAATTATCTGCGCCTCGTCCACTATGAGGACGGTCCGCTTATTCGCGCTGAAATTCTTATAAATCACGTTTTGGAATTCGTGTATCATCTGCGCTTTCGGCATTTTACGGTAATCGCCGGTAAGCTGGTAGAATATCTCCTGGATGAGCTGGGCGGAAGTCAGGTACGGGTGAGTCAGCAGGGCTACTTCGTATTCTTTGCCCTTGAGCAGGCCGTTTATCACGATACGGCTTAAGACCGTCTTGCCGGAGCCGTAGTCCCCGGTGAGCATTACAGCGCCTTTCCCCTCCCTGATGCCGTATAATATCCTCGCCAGCGCTTCTTCATGCCTGGAGGAGTAATACATGAATTTCGGATCGGGCGTGTTCTCGAAAGGCTTCTCTTTCAGCCCCCAATATGTCTCGTACATTTAAGTCGTCTTCCTGTTTGCGCCGGAGGCCGGTTTTGCCGCATTGGCGTAATATTTTCCCCCGTAGCTGTAATAAGGGGCCATGGTAAGTTTCGAGATGACGTTATTCAATATAAGGCCGTTTACTGTGCCTTTGCCCCTTATGTTCTCTATGTTCGATTTAGTCCTCCTAAGGGTAAGGCGGGAGGTAAAACCTACTTTGTACACTATCAGCACATCATCTACCATAGGTAATAAGACAGAGGTATCGCTTACCGATAAGATCGGGCATGTGTCCAGTATAACTATATCGTATTTTGGTTTAAAATATTCTATTATCTCTTTTATGCGTTCCGCGCCGAACATGTGCATACCGGTAGGCGCAATAGAACCGGCCGTCATAATATGTAAGTTATTAAGCCATGATTTTTTGAACATCTCCTCGGCATTTTGTTCCTGATCACTCAACATGATATCGGTGATATTCTTTATCACCGACTGTTCGGCTTCTTTAAGGTCGTTCTTCCCCGCTATTATATCGACGAATCCTTTGGATTTTTCAGGAAAGCCGAATAATTGATGGACTGAAGGCCTCCGTGAATCCGCGTCGATGAGAAGAGTCTTATATCCCATCTGCGCCATTAATGTCGCCAGGTTTGATGAGATCATGCTCTTCCCCTCCTGGGGCACGGCGCTGGTTATAAGCAACGTCTTGTTCTTAATGCGGCCGGCAGGTCCGCCTAAGATCGCCTGTATGTTCGTTCCGAGTATGCGGAAAGCTTCCTCGAATAACGGATCCACCGAATAGAAAGCCATTAAAAGACCTTTGGGGTTTATCCCAGCCGTAGATCGCTTCACTTTGAAGATGCGCTGCCGCCAGACCCCTTCTTTCACAGCGGACTTAGAGGCGCAGGGAATAATCCCGACCACTTTGATCTTGAGAAGATTCTCTATGTCTTCGACACTGTTGAAGGATGTCTCTACCACATGCTCGATAAAGAGCGGCACAGTTATCCCGGCCAGCGCTCCATATAATATGCCAAGCAAATAATGGATCAACGTCGGGAACGACTTCTTCTGCGGAGGTATCGCGTCCTCAACGAGGGAAATATTATCGATCACCTCAGCCTCTTTTATCTGGGCTTCCTGCAATTTCTGCTTTAAGTCGTTATATATCTGCTGATCAAGCGTTATATCCCTAAGCAGTGTGCTGTATTCAAACTCCTCTACCGGAAGTTTTTGCAATTCCTGTTTCATCTCTTCTATCTGCTGTCTTAAAGCCAGGACATCGGGATGCTTCTCCGTATATATATTCAAAAGATCCACCCGCTTCTGGTCGAGCTGGTCTATCTGTTTCCGAAGCGTTTCAGCAGTTCCGATGACTCCGGACGAAGTAAGCTGGCGCATCCTGCCCTCTTCTTTTTTCAGCTTCTCCGAAACCTCCTCCAGCGATTTTTTTATAAAGACGGCCACATTACGTTTCTGGAAATTTTTCTCGTTGAAGTTTATTTCTTTAAAAACTTCAAACATTTTATTCGCGATCCTGGCTGTCATGACGGGGTCGGTATCGG from Candidatus Omnitrophota bacterium includes:
- a CDS encoding HD domain-containing phosphohydrolase — protein: MPRMVDLIGGSGGVRDGGDNFENKKKDRDYLSMSKKIISAMKNEDTEAKKDMAVLYERIVRAASQLLEKTREKGDMASCMREAYAVFDELFNKLVTGESILEEIYETREGYYLPYHIANMIVLASFLGIKMGLNKSRLGQLGQAALFCDIGLDRYKDIISKPDKLDQKELELIKKHVADSIEILDGIPHISKTVKDAIIEHHERTDGSGYPDGLKMDEISDYAKIIGLVDTYDALTNDRPYREGGNAHETIKLLLSSLKGSFDHDTMRSLLNALSLYPIGTLAELDTGEIARVIGVEPGSPLKPIVMVVQDYSGNPAKEKKIINLAVTDSISIVNSK
- a CDS encoding AAA family ATPase, whose product is MYETYWGLKEKPFENTPDPKFMYYSSRHEEALARILYGIREGKGAVMLTGDYGSGKTVLSRIVINGLLKGKEYEVALLTHPYLTSAQLIQEIFYQLTGDYRKMPKAQMIHEFQNVIYKNFSANKRTVLIVDEAQIIKHKETFDELRLLLNFQHDDRFFVTLVLIGQPELRQKVATMPQLAQRLAVTYHLTGLGRDEVAKYVNHRLNVAGRASEIFTPSAVDAICDYSGGIPRKINNICDMALFMGFGSELKNIDIDFMKKVGDDMTMEIAQYAQNG
- a CDS encoding AAA family ATPase, which gives rise to MDVPNLNLNDYLDIIYRRRFTAIVVCVVTVICWVFFLKMQAPTYKARLIFKVDSAYSAIIPSQVYQEQPTGRVATTVEELYDYAKLISSRSNIEKTLVDLGLVTSRDISKIEDYMKNISTTVVPKSNLIELEVTDTDPVMTARIANKMFEVFKEINFNEKNFQKRNVAVFIKKSLEEVSEKLKKEEGRMRQLTSSGVIGTAETLRKQIDQLDQKRVDLLNIYTEKHPDVLALRQQIEEMKQELQKLPVEEFEYSTLLRDITLDQQIYNDLKQKLQEAQIKEAEVIDNISLVEDAIPPQKKSFPTLIHYLLGILYGALAGITVPLFIEHVVETSFNSVEDIENLLKIKVVGIIPCASKSAVKEGVWRQRIFKVKRSTAGINPKGLLMAFYSVDPLFEEAFRILGTNIQAILGGPAGRIKNKTLLITSAVPQEGKSMISSNLATLMAQMGYKTLLIDADSRRPSVHQLFGFPEKSKGFVDIIAGKNDLKEAEQSVIKNITDIMLSDQEQNAEEMFKKSWLNNLHIMTAGSIAPTGMHMFGAERIKEIIEYFKPKYDIVILDTCPILSVSDTSVLLPMVDDVLIVYKVGFTSRLTLRRTKSNIENIRGKGTVNGLILNNVISKLTMAPYYSYGGKYYANAAKPASGANRKTT